One Streptomyces sp. B21-105 genomic region harbors:
- a CDS encoding glycosyltransferase family 39 protein, which translates to MVCARSRPTRRTEVLAVTVPAAVMLAVGLWGLDRGGMWRDEAVTFQVARRTVPQIWRLLHGVDAVHGLYYLVMHAVLAVRPGEVVLRLPSVCAAAAAAGLVAALGVRLARPRVGLWAGLLYAATPLAGHYAQEGRSYALVAAGAAGATLLLVRALDGGGAGRGWWAYGGVLAATCLLHELAVLVLCAHAITLALLRAPRAVWRRWSRPTGAAVAVLLPLVLASRRQSRQVEWLPAPDWESAERLLRGFTAGPDGSVFWGCVTLMAVGLLSGRTAAVMAPVMLAPPAVLMLTSQVMPLYHERYVLYALAGAPLLIAAGADLVVRRLGALAGRSSRSRAVTAAGVLAVTLVFVQLLPLHRYYRTPAHRADNLAAVSALAAGEIRPGDPVLFLPALGRRAALAYPEGFRGVRDLALGAPGARSGTLYGREVGPRELQRRLAGVDRLWVVAEPYALRSRWFPGDPTERLKLVAVEERFIPRWERERSGVTLRLYVRRSPGTTAPTGGSPPSDGLRGSGG; encoded by the coding sequence GTGGTGTGCGCACGCTCGCGGCCGACGCGCCGTACCGAAGTCCTGGCTGTCACCGTCCCGGCGGCCGTCATGCTCGCGGTCGGTCTCTGGGGGCTCGACCGCGGCGGCATGTGGCGCGACGAGGCCGTCACCTTCCAGGTCGCGCGGCGGACCGTGCCGCAGATCTGGCGCCTGCTGCACGGGGTGGACGCGGTGCACGGCCTGTACTACCTCGTCATGCACGCCGTCCTCGCCGTCCGCCCCGGTGAGGTCGTCCTGCGCCTGCCGTCGGTGTGCGCGGCGGCCGCGGCCGCGGGCCTGGTCGCCGCCCTCGGGGTGCGGCTGGCCCGGCCCCGGGTCGGCCTGTGGGCGGGCCTGCTGTACGCGGCGACCCCGCTCGCCGGTCACTACGCCCAGGAGGGCCGCTCGTACGCGCTGGTCGCGGCGGGCGCGGCCGGCGCGACGCTGCTGCTGGTCCGGGCGCTGGACGGTGGCGGGGCCGGGCGGGGGTGGTGGGCGTATGGAGGCGTCCTCGCCGCGACGTGCCTGCTGCACGAGCTGGCGGTGCTCGTGCTGTGCGCCCACGCGATCACGCTGGCGCTGCTGCGGGCCCCCCGGGCGGTGTGGCGGCGCTGGTCGCGGCCGACCGGCGCGGCGGTCGCCGTGCTGCTGCCGCTGGTGCTGGCGTCGCGGCGGCAGTCGCGTCAGGTGGAGTGGCTGCCGGCGCCGGACTGGGAGAGCGCCGAAAGGCTGCTGCGCGGCTTCACCGCCGGCCCGGACGGGTCGGTGTTCTGGGGCTGCGTGACGCTGATGGCGGTGGGGCTGCTGTCCGGGCGGACGGCGGCCGTCATGGCGCCGGTGATGCTGGCGCCGCCGGCCGTCCTGATGCTGACCTCGCAGGTGATGCCGCTCTACCACGAGCGGTACGTGCTGTACGCCCTGGCCGGGGCGCCGCTGCTGATCGCGGCCGGGGCCGACCTGGTGGTCCGCCGGCTGGGCGCCCTCGCCGGACGTTCCTCGCGTTCCCGGGCCGTCACCGCGGCCGGCGTCCTGGCCGTGACGCTCGTCTTCGTTCAGCTGCTTCCGCTGCACCGGTACTACCGCACCCCCGCGCACCGCGCCGACAACCTCGCGGCCGTGTCCGCCCTGGCGGCCGGCGAGATTCGTCCCGGCGACCCGGTGCTGTTCCTGCCGGCGCTCGGGCGGCGGGCGGCGCTCGCGTATCCGGAGGGGTTCCGCGGGGTGCGGGACCTGGCGCTGGGAGCGCCCGGAGCGCGGTCCGGCACGCTGTACGGCCGCGAGGTCGGCCCGCGCGAGTTGCAGCGCAGACTCGCCGGCGTCGACCGACTGTGGGTCGTCGCAGAGCCGTACGCGCTGCGCTCGCGCTGGTTCCCGGGCGACCCGACCGAGCGTCTGAAACTGGTCGCCGTGGAGGAGCGGTTCATTCCGCGGTGGGAGCGTGAACGGTCCGGCGTGACCCTGCGCCTCTACGTCCGCCGCAGCCCGGGGACGACGGCGCCGACCGGCGGCTCCCCGCCCTCGGACGGCCTTCGAGGGTCCGGCGGCTGA
- a CDS encoding TetR/AcrR family transcriptional regulator, with protein MTTNATNADGAGARPRRRAPAGAAVLREDVTEAIRAAVFEELASVGYARMSIEGIARRAGVGKTAVYRRWRSKLHLVLDVVSVIAVQGLPAPETGSLEGDLRMLYEVTSRALRHPVASQIIPDLQAEAARNPDIAEALQKALKEGQEGVALKIVAAAERRGEVRAGLNAELALDLISGPLYWRSVVIRSPKLPKGYLGALARATAEAIRTL; from the coding sequence ATGACGACGAACGCGACGAACGCCGACGGAGCAGGGGCGCGCCCGCGCCGCCGGGCCCCCGCGGGTGCGGCCGTGCTCCGCGAGGATGTGACGGAAGCCATCCGGGCGGCCGTGTTCGAGGAGCTGGCGTCCGTCGGGTATGCCCGGATGTCCATCGAGGGCATCGCCCGCCGGGCCGGCGTGGGCAAGACCGCGGTCTACCGGCGCTGGCGTTCCAAACTGCACCTGGTCCTGGACGTCGTCTCGGTGATCGCCGTGCAGGGCCTGCCGGCCCCGGAGACGGGCAGTCTCGAGGGCGACCTGCGCATGCTGTACGAGGTGACCTCCCGGGCGTTGCGGCACCCGGTGGCCTCGCAGATCATCCCCGACCTCCAGGCCGAGGCGGCCCGCAACCCCGACATCGCCGAAGCTCTGCAGAAGGCGCTGAAGGAGGGGCAGGAGGGCGTCGCCCTGAAGATCGTGGCGGCGGCGGAGCGGCGCGGCGAGGTCCGTGCCGGGCTGAACGCGGAACTGGCGCTCGATCTGATCTCGGGTCCGCTCTACTGGCGTTCGGTGGTGATCCGCAGCCCGAAGCTGCCCAAGGGATACCTGGGGGCGCTGGCCCGGGCGACCGCCGAGGCGATCAGGACGCTGTGA
- a CDS encoding ABC transporter permease, with the protein MSQVLHTPPRTKAAPHRDLAALAARHGLSVSGARPTLPEYIRQLWARRHFVTAFATAKLTTTYSQAKLGQLWQVMTPLLNAAVYYFIFGVLLNTKRGVADFIPFLVTGVFVWTFTQTSIMTGTRAISSNIGLVRALHFPRAALPISFCLQQLQQLMFSMPALVFILLGVGVPPSLSWFLVVPALTLQFVFNAGISMIMARLGAETPDIAQLMPFILRTWMYISGVMWSIENLVEQHHGMPSWAADLLRANPAAVYIDLMRFALIDTFHASQLPPHVWLVATGWALAAGIGGFIYFWKAEETYGRG; encoded by the coding sequence GTGAGTCAGGTCCTCCACACACCGCCCCGCACAAAGGCCGCGCCCCACCGCGACCTCGCGGCCCTGGCGGCCCGACACGGCCTCTCGGTCAGTGGCGCCCGGCCCACGCTGCCGGAGTACATCCGCCAGCTGTGGGCGCGCCGACACTTCGTCACCGCGTTCGCGACCGCCAAGCTCACCACCACCTACAGCCAGGCGAAGCTTGGCCAGCTCTGGCAGGTGATGACCCCGCTGCTGAACGCGGCGGTCTACTACTTCATCTTCGGTGTGCTGCTGAACACCAAGCGGGGCGTGGCGGACTTCATCCCGTTCCTGGTCACGGGCGTGTTCGTCTGGACGTTCACCCAGACCTCGATCATGACCGGCACCCGCGCCATCTCCAGCAACATCGGCCTGGTGCGCGCCCTGCACTTCCCGCGGGCCGCGCTGCCGATCTCGTTCTGCCTGCAACAGCTGCAGCAGCTGATGTTCTCGATGCCCGCCCTGGTGTTCATCCTGCTCGGCGTCGGCGTCCCGCCGTCCCTCTCCTGGTTCCTCGTGGTCCCGGCCCTGACGCTGCAGTTCGTGTTCAACGCGGGCATCTCCATGATCATGGCCCGGCTGGGCGCCGAGACCCCGGACATCGCCCAGCTGATGCCGTTCATCCTGCGCACCTGGATGTACATCTCCGGTGTGATGTGGAGCATCGAGAACCTGGTCGAGCAGCACCACGGCATGCCGTCCTGGGCCGCGGACCTGCTGCGGGCCAACCCCGCCGCCGTGTACATCGACCTGATGCGCTTCGCGCTGATCGACACCTTCCACGCGAGCCAGCTGCCGCCGCACGTGTGGCTGGTCGCCACCGGCTGGGCGCTGGCCGCCGGCATCGGCGGGTTCATCTACTTCTGGAAGGCCGAGGAGACGTACGGACGTGGCTGA
- a CDS encoding ABC transporter ATP-binding protein, translating into MADRNEIRDLADEPPALVAAERAPTVIADSVDIVYRVNGTVGGKGSATAALNRIVRRKQADKAAGVRTVHAVKNVSFVAYKGEAIGLIGTNGSGKSTLLKAIAGLLPVERGKIYTDGQPSLLGVNAALMSDLTGERNVYLGGLAMGMTREQIKERYQEIVDFSGINEKGDFISLPMRTYSSGMGSRLRFSIAAAKDHDVLLIDEALATGDAKFRGRSAERIRQMREHAGTVFLVSHSNSSILETCERALWLERGELRMDGPAQDVIKAYEAFTGDGKKKPAAK; encoded by the coding sequence ATCGCAGACCGCAACGAAATCCGCGACCTCGCCGACGAGCCCCCCGCGCTCGTCGCCGCCGAACGCGCCCCCACCGTCATCGCCGACAGCGTCGACATCGTGTACCGCGTCAACGGCACGGTCGGCGGCAAAGGCAGCGCGACCGCCGCCCTCAACCGCATCGTGCGCCGCAAGCAGGCCGACAAGGCAGCCGGCGTGCGCACCGTGCACGCGGTGAAGAACGTCTCCTTCGTCGCCTACAAGGGCGAGGCGATCGGCCTGATCGGAACCAACGGCTCCGGCAAGTCCACGCTGCTCAAGGCGATCGCCGGACTGCTCCCGGTGGAGCGCGGCAAGATCTACACGGACGGCCAGCCCTCCCTCCTCGGCGTCAACGCGGCCCTGATGAGCGACCTGACCGGCGAGCGCAACGTCTATCTCGGCGGCCTGGCCATGGGCATGACGCGGGAACAGATCAAGGAGCGCTACCAGGAGATCGTCGACTTCTCCGGCATCAACGAGAAGGGCGACTTCATCTCCCTGCCGATGCGCACCTACTCCTCCGGCATGGGCTCCCGGCTGCGGTTCTCCATCGCCGCCGCCAAGGACCACGACGTCCTGCTCATCGACGAGGCGCTGGCCACCGGCGACGCCAAGTTCCGCGGCCGCTCCGCGGAACGCATCCGGCAGATGCGCGAGCACGCCGGCACGGTGTTCCTGGTCAGCCACAGCAACAGCTCGATCCTGGAGACCTGCGAACGGGCCCTGTGGCTGGAGCGCGGCGAACTGCGCATGGACGGGCCCGCGCAGGACGTCATCAAGGCGTACGAGGCCTTCACCGGGGACGGCAAGAAGAAGCCCGCGGCGAAGTAG